A portion of the Edaphobacter lichenicola genome contains these proteins:
- a CDS encoding GH92 family glycosyl hydrolase has translation MISRRTFLGGVSAVCAVGATETSALGKIIEGTKTAPPTDPSSFVDIKIGTGGHGHTFPGATVPFGAVQLSPDTFNDQWDWCSGYHISDTSIMGFSHTHLSGTGCGDLLDFLVMPGTGESKIVPGPRSNPDAGYRSRFSHDDEHAEPGFYSVLLSDYGIHAELTATERAGLHRYTFPTGKNAPATGHIIVDLEHSYAYNGQSGVVTASLEHTAADTLAGGRTTKAWGDGRQIYFTMQFSQRPTRTVFYQEGAEVPAGAQPLTGKSLKCVLFFDLAHNPVILVKTGISGVSAESAANNLKVEIPEWDFDAVRRSARNKWNQQLSRISIQTENETHRKIFYAALYHASIGPSLFDDADGRYRGMDKQIHQLAHNQHNYTAFSLWDTYRAAHPMYTLMCGDRVPDFANTLIRMAEESPSGMPVWPLQGCETGTMTGYHSAAVIAEACNKGVTGVDYERAYKVMMKRAMVDDYRGLGYYRSKGYIPCDLEEESVSKTFEYCYDDWSIAHVAKKLGHSDDAAMLVSRSRNYRNYYDRSINLARPKLSDGEWATPFSPIEMGTSKKWRDFTESNSWQTTFGIQHDAAGLIEIMGGQKLFLAKLDELFDQPSTLPADAPPDIAGLVGQYAHGNEPSHHIAYLYVYAGQPHKTQNRVRMLMETMYKALPDGLQGNEDVGQMSAWFIMSSMGFYSVDPVSGNYIFGTPLFDNVTLQLGGGKKLEITAHRKSPSDQYIQSITFNGKPYTRSWFNHRDIVNGARIVFQMGSEPNLEFGSKTEDIPPSLNLAGA, from the coding sequence GTGATTTCAAGAAGAACATTCCTCGGCGGCGTTTCCGCAGTCTGCGCTGTCGGAGCAACGGAAACTAGCGCACTCGGTAAGATCATCGAGGGGACCAAGACGGCGCCCCCCACCGATCCTTCTTCGTTTGTCGATATAAAGATCGGCACCGGCGGCCACGGGCACACTTTTCCAGGCGCAACTGTTCCATTCGGTGCGGTTCAGTTGAGCCCCGATACCTTCAACGATCAATGGGACTGGTGCTCCGGCTATCACATATCCGACACCTCCATTATGGGCTTCAGCCACACTCACCTGAGCGGGACCGGCTGTGGCGATCTGCTCGACTTTCTCGTAATGCCTGGCACCGGAGAGTCGAAGATCGTGCCGGGCCCTCGCAGCAACCCTGATGCTGGCTATCGCTCGCGCTTCAGTCATGACGACGAACATGCTGAACCCGGGTTCTACTCGGTTCTTCTGAGTGACTACGGCATTCACGCGGAGCTAACCGCCACGGAGCGAGCCGGGCTACATCGCTACACCTTTCCTACTGGTAAGAACGCTCCTGCAACCGGGCACATCATCGTCGATCTCGAGCATAGCTATGCGTATAACGGCCAGTCAGGCGTGGTCACGGCGTCGCTCGAGCATACCGCGGCTGACACGCTTGCCGGAGGACGCACCACCAAGGCCTGGGGAGATGGCCGACAGATTTACTTCACGATGCAGTTCTCGCAGCGACCCACTCGTACCGTCTTTTATCAAGAGGGAGCAGAGGTTCCCGCGGGGGCACAGCCGCTCACTGGAAAGTCTCTGAAGTGCGTCTTGTTCTTCGACCTCGCACACAATCCTGTGATCCTGGTGAAGACCGGTATCTCTGGTGTCAGTGCTGAGTCCGCAGCGAACAACCTGAAGGTCGAGATTCCGGAATGGGACTTTGACGCGGTACGTCGCAGCGCCCGAAACAAGTGGAACCAGCAGCTTTCACGCATCAGTATTCAAACGGAGAATGAAACGCATCGCAAAATCTTTTATGCGGCTCTCTATCACGCATCAATCGGACCTTCGCTCTTCGATGACGCCGATGGCCGCTACCGTGGGATGGACAAGCAGATCCATCAACTCGCCCACAACCAACACAACTACACAGCCTTTTCACTATGGGACACCTATCGGGCTGCCCACCCTATGTACACGCTGATGTGCGGCGACCGCGTCCCCGACTTCGCCAACACCTTGATTCGCATGGCCGAAGAGAGCCCATCCGGTATGCCGGTATGGCCGCTCCAGGGTTGCGAGACCGGCACCATGACTGGCTATCACTCTGCAGCAGTCATTGCCGAAGCATGCAATAAGGGTGTCACCGGCGTCGACTACGAACGAGCCTACAAGGTGATGATGAAACGAGCCATGGTCGACGACTACCGTGGGCTTGGCTATTACAGATCGAAGGGTTATATTCCATGCGATCTGGAAGAAGAATCGGTCAGCAAAACCTTCGAATACTGCTATGACGATTGGTCGATTGCGCATGTGGCGAAGAAGTTAGGCCACTCCGACGATGCGGCAATGCTTGTGTCGCGATCACGCAACTACAGAAATTATTACGACCGTTCCATTAATCTAGCCCGGCCTAAGCTGTCAGATGGTGAATGGGCAACACCCTTCAGCCCAATTGAGATGGGGACGTCGAAGAAGTGGCGCGACTTCACAGAGTCCAACTCCTGGCAGACCACTTTTGGTATCCAGCATGATGCAGCTGGCCTGATAGAGATAATGGGCGGTCAAAAACTCTTTCTCGCCAAGCTGGACGAGCTCTTCGATCAACCGTCAACGCTTCCAGCAGACGCTCCACCTGACATTGCCGGTCTTGTTGGCCAGTACGCACATGGAAACGAGCCGTCACATCACATCGCCTACCTGTATGTCTATGCTGGCCAGCCGCACAAGACCCAGAATCGCGTGCGCATGTTGATGGAAACCATGTACAAGGCTCTTCCCGACGGGCTCCAGGGTAATGAAGACGTCGGTCAGATGTCCGCCTGGTTCATCATGAGCTCGATGGGCTTCTACTCCGTAGACCCCGTAAGCGGCAACTATATCTTCGGAACTCCCCTCTTCGATAACGTCACCCTGCAACTCGGCGGTGGCAAAAAACTTGAGATTACAGCGCACCGAAAGTCACCGTCGGATCAGTACATTCAATCCATCACCTTCAACGGAAAGCCGTACACGCGCTCCTGGTTTAATCATCGCGACATCGTCAATGGTGCGCGCATCGTATTTCAGATGGGTAGTGAGCCTAACCTCGAGTTCGGCTCAAAGACAGAAGATATCCCGCCGTCACTGAACCTCGCAGGCGCATAG
- a CDS encoding glycosyl hydrolase family 18 protein: protein MKKLLFCLLLTVPCALAQTKTLFYMTDHPDSVRDFIQHQNKIDIIVPTWYNVDANGLVYGEPDSIVERVVKQRHILLFPIVAIFDKAGVHTLLTNDKSQTAMIGSLISECKQNGYDGFQLDFENIAWTDRDALSATVKRIADAMHQEHLQLQIAVVPNAPGHPGHGAFSKWIFSDWRGVFDLKAIGESVDLLCLMTYDQHTRWTTPGPVGGWMWMNENLAYALKVVPKEKLSLGIALYGYHWYAGDPGLNEKEQKPNITADYISAVDAKSLRDTYQGQEMWDDQDHTAYFFFYRDQMREWIFYTEKRGFAERYHLAAETHLQSICAWVLGEEDSAIWSILPEHK from the coding sequence ATGAAGAAACTCCTGTTCTGTCTGTTACTGACCGTTCCCTGTGCTCTGGCTCAGACTAAAACTCTTTTCTACATGACGGACCATCCTGATTCTGTCCGCGATTTTATACAGCACCAGAACAAGATCGATATCATTGTGCCGACTTGGTATAACGTCGATGCGAATGGGTTGGTCTACGGCGAACCTGACTCCATCGTCGAGCGCGTGGTAAAACAGCGTCACATTCTACTCTTTCCTATTGTCGCCATCTTCGATAAAGCTGGAGTTCACACGCTGCTGACAAACGATAAGTCACAAACAGCGATGATCGGATCGCTTATCTCGGAGTGCAAGCAGAATGGATACGACGGCTTCCAGCTCGACTTCGAAAATATCGCATGGACGGACCGCGATGCTCTCTCGGCGACGGTTAAACGTATTGCCGACGCAATGCATCAAGAGCATTTGCAACTGCAAATCGCTGTCGTCCCAAACGCTCCGGGGCATCCTGGTCACGGCGCGTTCAGTAAATGGATCTTCTCTGATTGGCGCGGAGTTTTTGACCTCAAAGCCATCGGAGAATCAGTCGACCTGCTCTGTCTGATGACCTACGATCAGCACACGCGCTGGACGACGCCTGGACCAGTCGGCGGGTGGATGTGGATGAATGAAAATCTAGCCTATGCCCTGAAAGTCGTGCCGAAGGAAAAACTTTCTCTCGGCATTGCTCTGTATGGTTACCACTGGTATGCCGGAGATCCGGGGCTAAATGAAAAAGAACAAAAACCTAACATCACTGCCGATTACATTAGCGCCGTCGATGCAAAGTCATTGCGCGATACCTATCAAGGACAAGAGATGTGGGACGACCAGGACCACACTGCATATTTTTTCTTTTATCGCGATCAAATGCGCGAGTGGATCTTCTACACCGAAAAACGAGGTTTTGCAGAGCGCTATCATCTCGCTGCTGAGACTCACCTGCAAAGCATTTGCGCCTGGGTACTTGGCGAAGAAGATAGTGCCATCTGGAGCATCTTGCCGGAACACAAATGA
- a CDS encoding glycoside hydrolase family 125 protein: MSRRIADPELAWLFENCYPNTLDTTVELSSFNGKPDTAVITGDIPAMWMRDSSAQVWPYLVLAAKDVALRHMLEGIIRRQARCILIDPYANAFMADLNALPLEWSKSDATEMKRGVGERKWELDSLCYPIRLAYGYWRSTGDTAPFDQNWRAAMKLAVETMRVQQRKDGPGPYHFQRTSKTPTETLAGDGYGAPVMPVGLIASGFRPSDDACTFPFLVPANLFAVTALGHLSQMAHEILHDDSLATEASTLAAEVAKALQQHAVVETAGGPIWAYEVDGYGSKLLMDDANVPSLLALPYLNSSPDAALYARTRNFVWSEGNPWFFKGSAGEGIGGPHEGKDMIWPMAITVYALTSQSEVEIARALTMLKYASAGSGFMHESFNRNDAAKFTRSWFAWANSLFGELVATVAEKHPALLSASR, encoded by the coding sequence GTGAGTCGCCGTATAGCTGATCCGGAACTGGCGTGGCTCTTCGAGAACTGCTATCCCAACACACTGGACACAACAGTTGAGCTAAGCAGCTTCAATGGCAAGCCAGACACGGCAGTTATTACGGGCGATATCCCGGCGATGTGGATGCGAGACTCTTCTGCACAGGTGTGGCCTTATCTTGTATTGGCGGCCAAGGATGTCGCGCTTCGTCATATGCTCGAAGGGATCATTCGGCGGCAAGCCAGGTGCATCCTGATCGATCCTTATGCCAACGCGTTCATGGCTGATCTAAACGCGCTACCTCTTGAATGGAGCAAGAGTGATGCAACAGAGATGAAGCGCGGCGTTGGCGAGCGCAAGTGGGAGCTTGACTCTCTCTGTTACCCGATACGTCTAGCCTATGGCTACTGGCGTTCAACTGGAGATACTGCTCCCTTCGATCAAAATTGGCGTGCGGCGATGAAGCTCGCGGTCGAGACTATGCGAGTCCAGCAACGCAAAGACGGCCCCGGCCCGTACCACTTCCAGAGGACGTCCAAGACTCCTACTGAGACCTTGGCCGGCGATGGATACGGCGCACCTGTGATGCCTGTAGGCTTGATTGCCTCGGGGTTTAGACCGTCCGACGACGCCTGTACCTTCCCATTCCTAGTTCCCGCCAATCTGTTCGCCGTCACGGCGCTCGGTCATCTCTCGCAAATGGCTCACGAGATTTTGCACGATGATTCTTTGGCCACTGAAGCGTCAACGCTGGCCGCTGAGGTTGCAAAAGCCTTGCAGCAACACGCTGTGGTAGAAACCGCAGGGGGACCAATCTGGGCCTATGAAGTTGATGGCTACGGCAGTAAATTGTTGATGGATGATGCAAACGTACCAAGCCTGCTTGCGTTACCGTATCTGAACAGTTCGCCTGACGCTGCCCTTTACGCGCGTACTAGAAACTTTGTCTGGAGTGAAGGCAATCCGTGGTTCTTCAAAGGAAGCGCCGGCGAAGGTATAGGCGGCCCGCACGAAGGCAAAGACATGATCTGGCCTATGGCAATTACTGTCTATGCTCTCACCAGTCAGTCAGAGGTCGAAATCGCTCGAGCACTCACTATGTTGAAGTATGCCAGCGCTGGGTCGGGTTTCATGCATGAGAGCTTCAACCGTAACGACGCCGCGAAGTTTACAAGAAGCTGGTTCGCCTGGGCCAACTCTTTGTTTGGAGAACTTGTTGCTACCGTTGCAGAGAAACATCCTGCGTTGCTCAGCGCGTCACGTTAG
- a CDS encoding copper homeostasis protein CutC, with protein MQKIVFELCAETVDACLAAHAGGAHRIELCTALSEGGLSPSYGLLCEVVKKSGLPVHVLIRPRGGDFIYTPSELDVMREDLKHCHSAGASGVVLGFLCANGTVDIETTRHFVQMAGPLEVTFNRAFDYVASQERALEDVIATGCRRVLTSGGEPDVVRGAESLARLVTQAAGRIDVAVGGGLRLNNAAAVARATGAQHFHGSVRSRIASPMLYRWPGMLKDEGPSRDTRFVVDSRDVHQMIENLSNALIAVA; from the coding sequence ATGCAAAAGATTGTTTTTGAACTCTGCGCCGAAACCGTGGACGCCTGTCTTGCGGCACACGCCGGCGGAGCTCATCGGATTGAGCTTTGTACGGCACTCAGCGAAGGTGGGTTGAGCCCGAGTTATGGCCTCCTCTGTGAAGTGGTGAAGAAAAGCGGTCTACCTGTCCATGTATTAATCCGGCCTAGAGGAGGAGACTTCATCTATACTCCCTCCGAGTTGGACGTCATGCGAGAGGACCTGAAGCATTGTCATTCGGCTGGGGCCAGCGGTGTGGTATTAGGTTTTCTCTGCGCTAACGGTACCGTCGACATTGAGACGACACGTCACTTCGTTCAAATGGCAGGACCCCTTGAAGTGACCTTCAATCGAGCGTTTGACTATGTTGCGTCACAGGAGCGAGCGCTTGAGGATGTAATTGCGACTGGATGCCGGCGTGTCCTGACCTCCGGAGGCGAGCCCGACGTAGTCCGGGGTGCCGAATCTCTGGCGCGGCTAGTGACTCAAGCCGCGGGGCGGATCGACGTCGCAGTTGGTGGAGGCTTGCGGTTGAACAATGCAGCGGCAGTCGCGCGCGCCACTGGGGCACAGCACTTTCATGGCTCCGTACGTAGTCGTATAGCAAGCCCTATGCTCTACAGGTGGCCGGGTATGCTGAAAGACGAAGGCCCATCAAGAGACACAAGATTTGTCGTCGACAGCAGAGATGTGCATCAGATGATCGAAAATCTCAGCAACGCATTGATCGCAGTCGCATAG
- a CDS encoding GH39 family glycosyl hydrolase — translation MFGSGRAILTLREAYREDMRAVKKVADFKYVRFHAILHDEVGVYNEDEHGNPVYNFAYVDSIYDGILKNGVRPFVEISFMPKKLAFNPDALHPFWYKQNVSPPKSMEGWDALIQHFAQHLVDRYGIEEVSQWYFEVWNEPNIDFWNGIPRQESYFDLYDHTARALKSVSPRLRVGGPATAAAQWVPEFLQHTVDSNVPVDFVSTHGYADDTVKNMFGTKEDIAMDDRVGRAVAKVRDEIDHSAMPRLPLFWTEWNVPGMMEARDTIYVGPALANTVRECDGRVDMMSFWTFSDVFEEGGPTTGPFRGDFGLRAFDGINKPSYYAFGLLHQLGNQRLANPSNNVLVTRMANGGIAIAAWNLVDPDEHGTDREMDLHILDVAPNAAVKLQRVDRDHGNVLPQWVAMGKPKNPTPAQAEELNRETALSLPEQTALRNGVLHVKLSQNALVLIQIDDANH, via the coding sequence ATGTTTGGATCTGGACGAGCCATCCTAACGCTGCGCGAGGCTTATCGCGAAGACATGCGGGCAGTAAAAAAGGTAGCTGACTTCAAATATGTTCGCTTTCACGCGATCTTGCACGACGAGGTTGGCGTCTACAACGAGGACGAACATGGCAATCCTGTCTACAACTTTGCGTACGTCGATTCCATCTATGACGGCATCCTCAAGAATGGCGTTCGTCCCTTCGTCGAGATCAGCTTCATGCCCAAAAAGCTGGCCTTCAATCCGGATGCGCTCCACCCCTTCTGGTACAAACAAAACGTATCGCCACCGAAGAGCATGGAGGGGTGGGACGCGCTTATACAACACTTCGCGCAACATCTTGTAGATCGCTATGGCATCGAGGAAGTCTCGCAGTGGTACTTCGAAGTGTGGAACGAACCGAATATAGATTTTTGGAACGGCATTCCGCGTCAGGAATCGTACTTCGATCTCTATGATCACACCGCCCGCGCACTGAAGAGTGTTAGTCCGCGCCTCCGAGTCGGGGGACCAGCCACGGCTGCCGCACAGTGGGTGCCAGAGTTTTTGCAACATACGGTAGACAGCAACGTTCCAGTCGACTTTGTCTCCACTCACGGGTACGCCGACGATACGGTTAAGAATATGTTTGGCACGAAGGAAGACATCGCCATGGACGATCGCGTCGGACGGGCCGTTGCGAAGGTCCGCGATGAGATCGATCATTCCGCGATGCCGCGGCTGCCGCTCTTCTGGACGGAGTGGAATGTTCCCGGCATGATGGAGGCGCGCGATACGATCTACGTCGGCCCCGCTCTGGCAAATACAGTGCGCGAATGCGATGGTCGTGTCGACATGATGTCGTTTTGGACTTTTTCAGATGTATTCGAGGAGGGCGGCCCGACGACGGGCCCCTTCCGCGGTGACTTCGGTCTGCGCGCCTTCGACGGAATCAACAAGCCGAGCTACTACGCCTTCGGCTTGCTGCATCAACTTGGGAACCAGCGCCTTGCCAACCCATCCAACAACGTACTCGTCACTCGCATGGCGAATGGGGGTATTGCCATTGCCGCATGGAACCTGGTCGATCCGGACGAACACGGTACGGACCGCGAAATGGATCTGCATATTCTGGATGTTGCTCCCAATGCAGCCGTGAAGCTTCAGCGCGTGGACCGCGATCACGGCAACGTGTTGCCACAGTGGGTGGCGATGGGCAAGCCTAAAAACCCAACCCCGGCGCAGGCTGAAGAGCTCAACCGCGAAACGGCGCTGTCTCTCCCAGAACAGACTGCCCTTCGTAATGGTGTATTGCACGTCAAGCTTAGTCAGAATGCGCTGGTGCTTATTCAAATCGATGATGCAAATCATTGA
- a CDS encoding BadF/BadG/BcrA/BcrD ATPase family protein, with translation MKYFLGLDIGGTKTACVLADQHKELGRAQAGSAKVLRVDKAEAELHLKEVLDAVSHQSGIALSDVTASCIGTSGAAISNVVEWLKQQMAMRVGGSLTLLGDEIITLDAAFPQDAGVVVIAGTGSNVVGRTHNGRLIGAGGWGPALADEGSGNLLGQQALRATFAAINAGEEPPLLQGVLNKLGLHTKDDLVAVANAYGFSFAQIMPVVAEAARDGDSLAQKTLERGGVELAGLVRHVITRLIADEPGIADGLKIAGTGSVWQHVPEVSDAMRRTLLQTYPRLNFLSRTVDPLEGALWHARHAGD, from the coding sequence ATGAAGTATTTTCTCGGTCTTGACATCGGGGGCACGAAGACGGCCTGCGTGCTGGCAGATCAGCACAAGGAGTTAGGCCGCGCTCAGGCTGGCAGTGCGAAGGTGCTTCGCGTTGATAAAGCAGAGGCAGAATTGCACCTGAAAGAGGTGCTGGATGCAGTCTCACACCAGAGCGGTATTGCACTCTCTGATGTGACTGCATCATGCATAGGCACATCTGGCGCCGCCATATCCAATGTGGTGGAGTGGCTCAAACAGCAGATGGCGATGCGGGTCGGAGGAAGTCTGACCTTATTGGGAGACGAAATTATCACGCTTGATGCAGCGTTCCCGCAGGATGCCGGTGTGGTGGTGATTGCTGGAACTGGTTCAAACGTGGTCGGACGGACGCACAATGGAAGACTGATTGGCGCGGGAGGATGGGGACCAGCTCTTGCCGACGAAGGTTCAGGAAATTTACTTGGTCAGCAGGCATTAAGAGCCACGTTTGCTGCTATCAATGCAGGCGAGGAGCCTCCATTGCTGCAGGGGGTGCTCAACAAGCTTGGCCTACACACAAAGGACGATCTGGTGGCGGTTGCGAACGCATATGGCTTTTCTTTCGCTCAGATTATGCCAGTGGTTGCTGAGGCAGCGCGGGACGGCGACAGCCTGGCGCAGAAGACTCTTGAACGTGGAGGAGTGGAGCTTGCAGGATTGGTGCGTCATGTTATCACCAGATTGATTGCCGACGAGCCCGGCATCGCTGATGGATTGAAGATCGCCGGTACTGGCTCCGTCTGGCAGCATGTCCCCGAGGTGTCGGATGCGATGCGGCGAACCTTGTTGCAGACCTACCCCCGGCTCAATTTCCTATCCAGAACGGTAGATCCATTGGAAGGCGCTCTGTGGCATGCCCGACATGCTGGAGACTAA
- a CDS encoding GH39 family glycosyl hydrolase, translating into MIRLRNFALAALYFSLFSTIGLYAQTTEHIQVDARAQTTPFPHFWEQIFGSGRAILSLRQSYRDDLHTVKNVTDLRAVRFHGIFLDEVGLYDPDAMTQNPGQAPEKVKGAGIYNFSYIDQIYDGLLAAGVRPFVELSFMPRKMAADPNQTQSFFYKPVVSPPKDYALWDAMITAFAQHLIARYGVDEVATWDFEVWNEPNLDFWGGRPNMPTYFELYDHTALALKKVNQRIRVGGPSTAQAAYVAEFLKHCKDHNVPVDFASTHVYANDTAKDVFHTDEQIPRDQMVYRAVKKVHEEIAASPYPKMPLIFSEYNASYSNEPDVTDTTYMGPWMANNIRQCDGLTEAMSYWTFSDVFEEQGVVRTPFYGGFGLLAADGIPKPALNAFAMLHQLGDRRINLESDSALATKSNDGRVEVALWNYAPPFGTGASYTPPPTSAGAAKSFDMTFAGVASNATVEVWRVDDNHGNAVKKFDAMGRPAGSLTQDQIKQLRAAGAMAPPEETHLTDSHLQISVPEHGLALIVVKGKRP; encoded by the coding sequence ATGATTCGACTTCGCAACTTTGCCCTCGCCGCGCTTTACTTCAGTCTTTTCAGCACGATAGGACTTTACGCTCAGACAACGGAGCATATTCAGGTCGATGCACGCGCACAAACCACTCCGTTCCCCCATTTCTGGGAGCAAATCTTCGGCTCCGGCCGCGCCATCCTCTCGCTGCGGCAAAGCTATCGCGACGATCTGCACACAGTGAAGAATGTCACGGATCTCCGAGCCGTGCGTTTTCACGGGATATTCCTCGACGAAGTCGGCCTCTACGATCCAGATGCTATGACGCAGAACCCCGGCCAGGCTCCAGAAAAGGTAAAGGGCGCTGGAATCTATAACTTCTCTTACATCGACCAGATCTATGACGGACTACTGGCGGCCGGCGTGCGACCATTCGTCGAGCTGAGCTTTATGCCACGAAAGATGGCCGCGGATCCGAACCAGACGCAATCATTCTTCTATAAGCCCGTCGTATCACCGCCGAAAGACTACGCGCTGTGGGACGCGATGATCACAGCATTCGCCCAGCATTTGATTGCAAGATATGGCGTCGATGAGGTCGCGACTTGGGACTTCGAAGTGTGGAACGAACCTAATCTCGATTTCTGGGGTGGTCGTCCGAATATGCCAACCTACTTTGAGTTGTACGATCACACTGCACTGGCACTTAAAAAAGTGAATCAACGGATTCGCGTCGGAGGACCCTCTACAGCCCAGGCCGCATATGTCGCGGAGTTCCTGAAACACTGCAAAGACCACAATGTTCCTGTCGACTTCGCTTCAACACACGTCTATGCAAACGATACCGCGAAGGACGTCTTCCATACCGATGAGCAGATTCCGCGCGATCAGATGGTCTATCGCGCCGTCAAGAAAGTACATGAAGAGATTGCTGCTTCGCCTTACCCAAAGATGCCACTCATCTTCAGCGAATACAACGCAAGCTACTCGAATGAACCTGATGTAACCGATACCACATATATGGGGCCATGGATGGCCAATAACATTCGCCAATGCGATGGCCTCACCGAGGCTATGAGCTATTGGACATTCTCAGACGTTTTTGAGGAGCAAGGTGTGGTGAGAACCCCTTTCTATGGCGGCTTTGGACTTCTCGCCGCTGATGGCATCCCAAAGCCAGCGCTGAATGCCTTCGCCATGCTGCATCAACTCGGCGACCGTAGAATCAACCTTGAGAGCGATAGCGCCCTAGCAACGAAATCGAACGATGGGAGAGTCGAAGTCGCTCTCTGGAACTACGCTCCACCTTTCGGAACGGGAGCAAGCTATACACCACCACCCACGAGTGCGGGAGCTGCAAAGAGTTTTGACATGACGTTTGCAGGGGTAGCGTCGAATGCAACCGTCGAGGTATGGCGAGTCGATGACAACCACGGCAATGCGGTGAAGAAATTTGACGCCATGGGACGTCCTGCAGGAAGCCTGACTCAAGATCAAATTAAACAGCTCCGAGCAGCAGGCGCTATGGCTCCTCCGGAAGAAACTCATCTCACCGACAGCCATTTGCAAATCAGCGTGCCTGAACATGGACTTGCGCTGATCGTAGTCAAGGGCAAACGTCCGTAA